Proteins encoded by one window of Crassostrea angulata isolate pt1a10 chromosome 9, ASM2561291v2, whole genome shotgun sequence:
- the LOC128163056 gene encoding uncharacterized protein LOC128163056 has protein sequence MAMEKQFGPIVTSVLLALTFGCWLTALVAPGWFLIEIKTSSSSPSLTSALLGESPKMKITTEVDMGLFFINVCVNEKCEQIDYEKMKTMKNFHTMPELLELQAEGVLAMALCTISALLVMIPARSKSTRYLIALILMSIAVIFESILIYRMASANAEMDKIKKIERTLLTGISMEVKLPYSILIAGIGALFGILGCVSSAVMYRKSRDCAQPGQVLNVFHAAPATGFTILQETY, from the exons ATGGCAATGGAGAAACAATTTGGACCAATCGTCACCTCCGTGTTACTGGCACTGACCTTCGGATGTTGGCTTACTGCCCTGGTCGCACCTGGATGGTTTTTGATAGAAATCAAGACATCATCATCTTCACCTTCCCTCACT AGTGCTCTTCTTGGAGAATCGCCTAAAATGAAG aTTACAACGGAAGTTGACATGGGTCTATTCTTCATCAACGTTTGCGTCAATGAAAAATGCGAACAGATCGACTACGAGAAgatgaaaacaatgaaaaatttcCACACAATGC cGGAGTTGTTAGAACTTCAAGCGGAAGGTGTTCTCGCCATGGCTCTGTGTACAATAAGTGCTCTGTTGGTGATGATTCCAGCTCGGTCCAAGTCAACCAGATATCTTATTGCTTTGATTCTCATGTCTATTGCAG TAATTTTTGAATCCATTTTGATCTATCGAATGGCATCAGCGAATGCGGAGATggataaaatcaagaaaatagaACGCACTCTTCTCACTGGCATTTCAATGGAGGTGAAGCTTCCATATTCCATACTGATAGCTGGGATTGGAGCTCTGTTCGGAATTCTGGGATGTGTATCAAGCGCAGTCATGTACAGGAAGTCACGTGATTGTGCGCAGCCGGGCCAAGTTTTGAATGTGTTCCACGCAGCTCCAGCCACTGGCTTCACAATTCTGCAAGAAACATATTAA